A stretch of the Archangium violaceum genome encodes the following:
- a CDS encoding pyridoxamine 5'-phosphate oxidase family protein, giving the protein MRERLEQTGRRVIRPFMPDQHRELFRELPFLLVGSLDDERRPWASILVGRPGFVSSPDPRTLVVSARPGFGDALGRNLVPGAPLGLLGIQLETRRRNRMNGTVVELDEDRFTVRVEQSFGNCPKYIQAREPVFVAEPTRVTEPRPVRQEGPLLSETSTGLIAHADTFFIATASPAARGGEPVEGVDISHRGGKPGFVRVTEEAGRTVLTAPDFSGNRHFNTLGNLVLHPRAGLLFVDFTSGGLLSLTGETEIVWEGPEVEAFLGAERLVRFRVTEGTWIDNGVPLRWSAPRPAPQLDTTG; this is encoded by the coding sequence ATGCGCGAGCGCCTCGAGCAGACGGGGCGCAGGGTCATCCGCCCGTTCATGCCGGACCAACACCGCGAGCTGTTCCGCGAGCTCCCCTTCCTGCTCGTCGGCAGTCTGGATGACGAGCGACGTCCCTGGGCATCCATCCTCGTGGGACGACCGGGCTTCGTGAGCTCGCCGGATCCCAGGACGCTCGTGGTCTCCGCCCGCCCTGGCTTCGGAGATGCCCTGGGCCGGAATCTCGTCCCGGGAGCGCCCCTCGGCCTTCTCGGCATCCAGCTCGAGACCCGCCGCCGCAACCGGATGAATGGGACGGTGGTGGAGCTCGACGAGGACCGGTTCACCGTCCGGGTCGAGCAGAGCTTCGGCAACTGCCCGAAGTACATCCAGGCCCGGGAGCCTGTCTTCGTGGCCGAGCCCACGCGCGTCACCGAGCCTCGGCCGGTGCGGCAGGAGGGCCCGTTGCTATCGGAAACCAGTACCGGGCTCATCGCGCACGCGGACACGTTCTTCATCGCGACGGCGTCCCCGGCCGCCCGCGGGGGTGAGCCAGTCGAAGGCGTCGACATCTCGCATCGCGGAGGCAAGCCCGGCTTCGTGCGAGTGACGGAGGAGGCGGGCCGCACCGTCCTGACGGCCCCGGACTTCAGCGGCAACCGTCATTTCAACACGCTGGGCAATCTGGTCCTCCACCCGCGCGCGGGCCTGCTGTTCGTCGACTTCACCTCGGGCGGGCTCCTCTCCCTGACGGGGGAGACGGAGATCGTCTGGGAGGGGCCCGAGGTCGAGGCCTTCCTGGGGGCGGAGCGGCTCGTGCGCTTCCGTGTCACGGAAGGCACGTGGATCGACAATGGCGTGCCGCTCCGATGGTCCGCGCCACGGCCCGCGCCACAGCTCGATACGACCGGCTGA
- a CDS encoding VOC family protein: MTSPTKLSHIVLRTGRFQQMRDWYLNVLGATVSYDNGEVCFLAYDDEHHRVGIVNTGASEQSGPKTRGLEHVAFTFADLSGLLDTYERLERAGITPFWSVNHGPTTSLYYRDPDGNHIELLVDNFAHMEDAARFMKSEVFDINPIGVDIDPRELLGRLRAGERPSELARAHTKAEARGFETVPEEFFR, translated from the coding sequence ATGACCTCACCCACGAAGCTGTCCCATATCGTCCTGCGGACCGGTCGTTTCCAGCAGATGCGTGACTGGTACCTCAACGTCCTCGGAGCGACCGTGTCCTACGACAACGGCGAGGTGTGCTTCCTCGCCTACGACGACGAGCACCACCGCGTCGGCATCGTGAACACGGGGGCGAGCGAGCAGTCCGGGCCGAAGACGCGTGGCCTGGAGCACGTCGCGTTCACCTTCGCGGACCTCAGTGGGCTGCTCGACACGTACGAGCGCCTCGAACGCGCTGGGATCACCCCGTTCTGGAGCGTCAACCATGGCCCGACGACGTCGCTCTATTACCGCGATCCGGATGGCAATCACATCGAGTTGCTGGTCGACAATTTCGCCCACATGGAAGATGCGGCGCGCTTCATGAAGTCGGAGGTCTTCGACATCAACCCGATCGGTGTCGACATCGATCCTCGGGAGCTGCTCGGCCGCCTGCGCGCGGGTGAGCGGCCCTCGGAGCTCGCGAGGGCACACACGAAGGCCGAGGCGCGCGGCTTCGAGACCGTGCCCGAGGAGTTCTTCCGCTGA
- a CDS encoding LysR family transcriptional regulator, translating to MDRLETLRVFVAVAEEAGFAPAARRLAMSPPAVTRAIAALEERIGTRLLHRTTRIVRLTEAGTRFLADCKRILGELEEAEASAAGAHTEPRGQLRVTASMMFGRMFVAPILLDFLARHPHVMARMLLVDRVVDLVEEGLDVAIRIAHLGDSSLSAVRVGSVRRVVCASPRYLAEHGIPRTPAELSRFEVYMFSSSTAEPAWSFASGARGQTVSPPTKLIVNTSEVAIAAAVAGRGLTRVLSYQIAPELRAGQLQILLEDFEPPPIPIHVVYPEGRRANARVRAFVDFAVDRLRADKSLNP from the coding sequence GTGGATCGTCTCGAGACCCTGCGCGTGTTCGTCGCGGTGGCGGAAGAAGCGGGCTTCGCGCCCGCGGCCCGGCGTCTGGCGATGTCTCCGCCCGCGGTGACCCGGGCCATCGCGGCGCTCGAGGAACGCATTGGCACCCGGCTCCTTCATCGCACGACGCGCATCGTGCGCCTGACGGAGGCGGGCACGCGGTTCCTCGCCGACTGCAAGCGCATCCTCGGAGAGCTCGAGGAGGCCGAGGCCTCGGCGGCGGGCGCTCATACCGAGCCGCGAGGGCAGCTCCGGGTGACGGCCTCCATGATGTTCGGGCGGATGTTCGTCGCGCCCATCCTTCTCGACTTCCTGGCCCGGCATCCGCACGTCATGGCGCGAATGCTGCTCGTGGATCGCGTCGTCGACCTCGTGGAAGAGGGGCTCGATGTCGCCATCCGGATCGCCCACCTGGGGGACTCGTCGTTGAGCGCGGTGCGGGTGGGCTCGGTGCGGCGGGTCGTCTGTGCGTCGCCCCGGTATCTGGCCGAGCACGGGATTCCCCGGACCCCGGCCGAGCTCTCGCGCTTCGAGGTCTACATGTTCTCGTCCAGCACCGCCGAGCCGGCCTGGTCGTTCGCGTCGGGAGCCAGGGGGCAGACGGTCAGTCCTCCCACGAAGCTGATCGTCAACACCTCGGAGGTCGCCATCGCCGCGGCGGTGGCCGGGCGGGGGTTGACGCGGGTGCTCTCCTATCAAATCGCCCCGGAGCTGCGCGCGGGGCAGCTCCAGATTCTGCTCGAGGACTTCGAACCTCCGCCGATTCCCATCCACGTCGTGTACCCCGAGGGACGGCGTGCCAATGCGCGGGTGCGCGCCTTCGTCGACTTCGCGGTCGACCGGCTCCGGGCCGACAAGTCGCTGAACCCCTGA
- a CDS encoding phosphatase PAP2 family protein: MSTLFDFLWGPWPIIALQSWVGAAPFWTSLAHLVSLVGDTAGALVLVSLVRWRAGRIAALELAGLFMLTGLVDLALWELVGLPRPDDPRIVVRADPAVSSFPSGHTVTSLALLGWLALGRQLPRAVPWVVVPLVMLARLYLGAHYLGDVLGGVLIGLLLLGGYTRLWPTLRRWGERRSIRFFASFGLGMVATLACGVLLFGGDRRAWQVLGFAAGLVVGALLEHKPRGNAPAPGPHARTPREMALGGAVLLALLAPAHLGAAPPLQGLLYFLAMLWGALFYPPPAFRASRGP; encoded by the coding sequence GTGAGCACCCTGTTCGACTTCCTCTGGGGACCATGGCCGATCATCGCCCTCCAGTCGTGGGTGGGGGCCGCGCCCTTCTGGACGTCCCTGGCCCACCTCGTGTCGCTGGTGGGGGACACCGCGGGAGCGCTCGTCCTCGTCTCGCTGGTGCGCTGGAGGGCGGGACGCATCGCGGCGCTGGAGTTGGCCGGGCTGTTCATGCTCACGGGGCTGGTGGACCTGGCGCTATGGGAACTCGTCGGCCTGCCGCGCCCGGATGACCCACGCATCGTGGTGCGCGCGGACCCCGCCGTGTCCTCGTTCCCGAGCGGGCACACCGTGACGTCCCTGGCCCTCCTCGGTTGGCTCGCGCTGGGAAGGCAGCTTCCCCGTGCCGTGCCGTGGGTGGTGGTACCCCTGGTGATGCTCGCACGCCTCTACCTCGGGGCGCACTACCTGGGCGATGTGCTGGGGGGGGTGCTCATCGGGCTGCTGCTGCTTGGGGGCTACACGCGCCTGTGGCCCACGCTGCGGCGCTGGGGAGAGCGGCGCAGCATCCGGTTCTTCGCGTCATTCGGGCTCGGCATGGTGGCCACCCTGGCCTGCGGAGTGCTCCTCTTCGGAGGAGACAGGCGGGCCTGGCAGGTGCTCGGGTTCGCCGCGGGCCTCGTGGTGGGAGCCCTGCTGGAGCACAAGCCACGGGGGAATGCGCCAGCCCCCGGACCCCACGCCCGGACCCCGCGCGAGATGGCCCTCGGAGGCGCCGTGCTGCTCGCGCTGCTGGCCCCCGCGCACCTCGGCGCGGCGCCGCCCCTCCAGGGCCTGCTCTACTTCCTGGCGATGCTGTGGGGGGCCCTGTTCTACCCCCCTCCTGCATTTCGGGCGTCGAGAGGCCCCTGA
- a CDS encoding peptidylprolyl isomerase, producing MPTMPEDDRGDTGRSLGELQGRMLLKRAPGMRALEGPAAVTLPDVPAPSLEGLRVAAIPPAPVTREDLLERLEALFHERAPRRERAPDERVALGDEVLLDVIGYAHGALIPFSVRVDWRVLVAEDPLLPGFFEGLVGARVGLSMAVELQLPDTYGVAALRGATARFLVDVKAAYELQPLDFESPELLPRLGLGATLEEAMRHIAEALADEREEEAWLALQERVLDALVERTEVDIPERLVDEEIRLRWLELEQPVLASKNFTLEEMEEAWRGWSQDPLTRRDAELRLRVAVALRAICVRDGLQPDAEDVEKLGALLAEAAGLPPEGVEPLLRSTPGLAERFTHLLLHTRALEHVMSRVELTGLDSLPQQPVLAPGLTPSMLVNFR from the coding sequence ATGCCAACGATGCCGGAAGACGATCGCGGAGACACGGGCCGGTCCCTGGGGGAGCTGCAGGGGCGGATGTTGCTGAAGCGTGCGCCAGGAATGAGGGCCCTCGAGGGACCCGCCGCCGTGACGCTCCCCGACGTCCCGGCGCCTTCCCTGGAAGGACTCCGCGTGGCGGCGATTCCTCCCGCGCCGGTGACCAGGGAGGATCTCCTGGAGCGCCTGGAGGCCCTCTTTCACGAGCGCGCCCCTCGTCGGGAGCGCGCGCCGGATGAAAGGGTCGCGCTGGGGGATGAAGTCCTGCTGGACGTCATCGGCTACGCCCACGGCGCGCTCATTCCCTTCTCCGTGCGCGTCGACTGGCGGGTGCTGGTCGCGGAGGATCCGCTCCTGCCGGGTTTCTTCGAGGGCCTGGTGGGCGCTCGGGTGGGCCTGTCCATGGCCGTGGAGCTTCAGCTTCCGGACACGTATGGCGTGGCGGCTCTGCGGGGTGCGACCGCGCGATTCCTCGTCGATGTGAAGGCCGCGTACGAGTTGCAGCCCCTGGACTTCGAGTCACCCGAGCTGCTGCCCCGGCTCGGGTTGGGGGCCACGCTCGAGGAAGCCATGCGGCACATCGCCGAGGCGCTCGCCGATGAGCGTGAGGAGGAGGCATGGCTCGCGCTCCAGGAACGCGTGCTCGATGCCCTGGTCGAGCGGACGGAGGTCGACATACCGGAGCGCCTGGTGGACGAGGAGATCCGCCTGCGGTGGTTGGAGCTGGAGCAGCCCGTGCTCGCGAGCAAGAACTTCACCCTGGAGGAAATGGAGGAGGCGTGGCGGGGCTGGAGCCAGGATCCGCTGACACGGCGCGACGCCGAGTTGCGGCTGCGCGTGGCGGTGGCGCTGCGTGCCATCTGCGTCAGGGATGGCCTCCAGCCGGATGCAGAGGATGTGGAGAAGCTGGGGGCCCTCCTCGCCGAGGCCGCTGGGCTCCCCCCGGAAGGCGTGGAGCCGTTGTTGCGGTCCACGCCGGGTCTGGCCGAGCGCTTCACCCACCTGCTCCTGCACACCAGGGCGCTGGAGCATGTGATGTCACGGGTGGAGCTCACGGGCCTCGATTCTCTTCCTCAGCAGCCGGTGTTGGCGCCGGGGCTCACGCCGAGCATGCTCGTGAACTTCAGGTAG
- a CDS encoding TetR/AcrR family transcriptional regulator has product MGNREDLLAGAKRCLYEKGYARTTARDIAAEAGTSLAAIGYHFKSTEALLNAAILQAIEELGEEMHRALAAEVPPEATTLERFEANWRRVLELFPKYRRMLSASVEAYATAEHVPEVRQQLASGLEEGRIGLARLFQNLDATADGTAWAVGSFYQALMSGLLIQWLIDPEHAPSSKDLADALRTIVANVGPADVKDKAPKSTSKKERVSKGKAPPGGGKRG; this is encoded by the coding sequence ATGGGAAATCGTGAGGACCTGCTCGCTGGAGCCAAGCGCTGCCTGTACGAGAAGGGGTACGCGCGGACGACTGCACGCGACATCGCCGCCGAGGCGGGGACGAGCCTGGCGGCGATCGGCTACCACTTCAAATCCACCGAGGCGCTGCTGAATGCGGCCATCCTCCAGGCGATTGAGGAGTTGGGGGAGGAGATGCATCGCGCGCTGGCCGCCGAGGTCCCTCCCGAGGCCACGACTCTGGAGCGGTTCGAGGCCAACTGGAGGCGGGTGCTCGAGTTGTTCCCCAAATACCGGAGGATGTTGTCCGCGAGTGTCGAGGCCTACGCGACCGCCGAGCACGTGCCGGAGGTCCGCCAGCAGCTCGCCTCCGGTCTGGAGGAGGGGCGCATCGGGCTGGCCCGGTTGTTCCAGAACCTCGATGCCACCGCCGACGGGACGGCGTGGGCGGTCGGCTCGTTCTACCAGGCGCTCATGAGCGGCCTGCTGATTCAGTGGCTGATCGATCCGGAGCACGCTCCATCGAGCAAGGACCTGGCCGATGCGCTACGGACCATCGTGGCGAACGTCGGACCGGCCGACGTGAAGGACAAGGCCCCAAAGAGCACGAGCAAGAAGGAGAGGGTCTCGAAAGGCAAGGCCCCTCCGGGTGGCGGCAAGCGGGGCTGA
- a CDS encoding glycoside hydrolase family 19 protein, protein MRQGFCDISKKFLLAAMLFSSMTMVLVPQAAEAACRGAWAEGTAYSAGDVVTYGGATYTALVTHTPCAGCGWDPVAAPSLWSTGGNCDGGGNGNGGGGGGGASPGVGGVLSPGMFYNMFPDRNLFYSFESFFAAASTFPTFATTGDIDTRKREVAAFLANVAHETGHLVYVEEINKSVMCDTSWGPPGCGCAPGKWYYGRGPLQLSWNGNYCAAGNALGLDLMNDPDLLSRDAVAAWRSALWFWMTQTGAGSRTGHDAIVSGAGFGETIRTINGALECNGRNPAQVQSRVNNYLKFTSMLGVSPGANTGC, encoded by the coding sequence ATGCGTCAGGGATTTTGTGACATCTCGAAGAAGTTCTTGCTCGCGGCGATGCTGTTCTCTTCCATGACGATGGTACTTGTTCCGCAGGCGGCGGAGGCGGCGTGTCGAGGCGCCTGGGCGGAAGGAACGGCTTACAGCGCGGGAGATGTCGTCACCTACGGTGGCGCGACCTATACGGCCCTCGTCACGCATACCCCTTGCGCGGGTTGCGGCTGGGATCCCGTCGCTGCGCCGTCGCTGTGGTCGACGGGCGGTAACTGCGATGGCGGAGGCAATGGTAACGGAGGCGGCGGTGGCGGTGGCGCCAGCCCGGGGGTGGGCGGGGTCCTCAGCCCGGGCATGTTCTACAACATGTTCCCCGACCGGAACCTGTTCTACTCGTTCGAGTCATTTTTCGCCGCGGCGTCGACCTTCCCCACGTTCGCCACCACGGGCGACATCGACACCCGCAAGCGCGAGGTGGCGGCCTTCCTCGCCAACGTCGCGCACGAGACCGGCCACCTCGTGTACGTCGAGGAGATCAACAAGAGCGTCATGTGCGACACCAGCTGGGGCCCCCCGGGCTGCGGCTGTGCGCCGGGCAAGTGGTACTACGGACGGGGTCCTCTCCAGCTCTCGTGGAACGGCAACTACTGCGCCGCTGGCAACGCGCTCGGGTTGGATCTCATGAACGACCCGGACCTGCTCTCGCGGGATGCGGTCGCTGCCTGGCGAAGCGCCCTCTGGTTCTGGATGACGCAGACGGGCGCGGGCTCCAGGACGGGACACGACGCCATCGTCAGCGGAGCCGGCTTCGGTGAGACCATCCGCACCATCAACGGGGCCCTGGAATGCAACGGCCGCAACCCCGCCCAGGTGCAGAGCCGCGTGAACAACTACCTGAAGTTCACGAGCATGCTCGGCGTGAGCCCCGGCGCCAACACCGGCTGCTGA
- a CDS encoding glutathione S-transferase family protein: protein MTPSLRPIRLHRHALSGHSHRVELFLSLLKLPVERVDVDLASGEQKSPEFLARNPFGQVPVLEDGEVTLADSNAILVYLATRYDPSGRWLPREPVAAARVQQWLSIAAGPLASGPAAARLVAVFGTKLDAERAKAIATQLYSVLDLYLATRSFLVGEEPTLADVALYSYTAHAPEGGVSLKPYGNIRAWLARIEALPGFVPMQRTRTAFAA, encoded by the coding sequence ATGACCCCTTCCCTCCGACCCATCCGTCTTCATCGCCATGCCCTGTCCGGTCATTCGCACCGCGTCGAGCTGTTCCTGTCCCTGCTGAAGCTCCCGGTCGAGCGCGTCGACGTCGACCTCGCCAGCGGTGAGCAGAAGTCCCCTGAATTCCTGGCCAGGAATCCGTTCGGCCAGGTACCGGTGCTCGAGGACGGCGAGGTGACGCTGGCCGACAGCAACGCCATCCTCGTCTACCTCGCGACGCGGTATGACCCGTCGGGGCGTTGGCTTCCGCGCGAGCCGGTCGCGGCGGCACGGGTGCAGCAGTGGCTCTCGATCGCGGCGGGGCCGCTCGCCTCGGGTCCCGCGGCGGCGCGCCTGGTCGCCGTGTTCGGCACGAAGCTCGACGCCGAGCGCGCGAAGGCCATCGCCACCCAGCTCTACTCGGTGCTCGACCTGTATCTGGCCACCCGGAGCTTCCTCGTCGGGGAGGAGCCAACCCTCGCCGACGTGGCGCTCTACTCGTATACCGCCCACGCTCCAGAGGGCGGCGTGTCGCTCAAGCCCTACGGCAACATCCGGGCGTGGCTCGCGCGCATCGAGGCGTTGCCCGGCTTCGTGCCGATGCAGCGGACACGAACCGCGTTCGCGGCCTGA
- a CDS encoding AraC family transcriptional regulator: MLLAEVGLEPQALLAPEGRVPALLALRLWHVAAESCADPSFGITAAEHIQSGSYGALGYAMHSSATLGEGLRRLVTFFRLVNQRATLALLEEGDAARLRFLVEEDIPPDVMRHPVECMLFAVLRFTRKLTGERVSPLSVSFQHSAPAELSAHGRAFGETLAFGQPHSELVLPRRVLALPQRGADPSMAEIMERHLRRLLQELPPEETFLVRVRGVLLDELRRGEPSLEVLSERLRLSKRTLQRRLKQEGTSLQQLLDEVRRELALRHLGESKESIAEVAFLLGFSEVSAFHRAFKRWTGSTPGEYRQALP, from the coding sequence ATGCTCCTGGCCGAGGTCGGTCTGGAACCCCAGGCGCTCCTGGCTCCCGAGGGCCGGGTGCCGGCCCTGCTCGCGCTCCGTCTGTGGCACGTCGCGGCCGAGTCGTGCGCGGATCCCTCCTTCGGAATCACGGCGGCGGAGCACATCCAGTCTGGCAGCTATGGGGCGCTCGGCTATGCCATGCACAGCAGCGCCACGTTGGGGGAGGGACTGCGCCGGCTGGTCACGTTCTTCCGGCTCGTGAATCAGCGCGCCACGCTCGCGCTCCTCGAAGAGGGGGACGCCGCGCGGCTCCGCTTCCTCGTCGAGGAGGACATCCCGCCCGACGTGATGCGGCACCCGGTCGAATGCATGCTCTTCGCCGTGCTGCGCTTCACCCGCAAGTTGACCGGGGAGCGTGTCTCGCCGCTCTCCGTGTCGTTCCAGCATTCGGCCCCGGCGGAGCTCTCGGCGCACGGCCGCGCCTTCGGAGAAACGCTGGCGTTCGGCCAGCCCCACTCCGAGCTGGTCCTGCCCCGCCGCGTGCTCGCGCTGCCGCAACGTGGCGCGGATCCCTCGATGGCGGAGATCATGGAGCGCCATCTTCGCCGGCTGCTCCAGGAGCTTCCGCCCGAGGAGACGTTCCTGGTGCGCGTGCGCGGCGTGCTGCTGGATGAGCTGCGTCGCGGAGAGCCCTCGCTGGAGGTCCTGTCCGAGCGCCTGCGCCTGAGCAAGCGCACCCTGCAGCGCCGCCTCAAACAGGAGGGCACGTCGTTGCAACAGCTCCTCGACGAGGTCCGCCGCGAGCTGGCGTTGCGCCACCTGGGCGAATCGAAGGAGTCGATCGCCGAGGTCGCCTTCCTCCTCGGCTTCTCCGAGGTGAGCGCGTTCCACCGCGCCTTCAAGCGCTGGACGGGCTCGACTCCTGGGGAGTACCGGCAAGCACTGCCATGA
- a CDS encoding HD domain-containing protein has protein sequence MDEKRVDSHDGGMRRIIEFILELDKLKGVTRKTRPLGLERYENSAEHSWQIALMATSLAHHAGTAIDINRVVGMLLVHDIGEIDTGDTLVYAEGGWEERKAAELAAVTRIFGMLPEPQGAAFLALWREFEQGDTPEARFAHAVDRAMPVLLNLANEGQSWRENGVSHERVVRRIAPPINAGCPALWDYLEVRLEEARQKGWFGA, from the coding sequence GTGGATGAAAAGCGGGTCGATTCTCACGACGGCGGCATGCGACGGATCATCGAGTTCATTCTGGAGCTGGACAAGCTCAAGGGAGTGACACGCAAAACCCGCCCGCTGGGCCTCGAGCGCTATGAGAACTCCGCGGAGCACAGTTGGCAGATCGCGCTGATGGCCACCTCGCTGGCGCACCATGCGGGGACCGCCATTGATATCAACCGGGTGGTCGGCATGCTGTTGGTTCACGACATTGGCGAGATCGATACCGGGGACACCCTGGTGTACGCCGAGGGGGGTTGGGAGGAGCGCAAGGCGGCCGAGCTGGCGGCGGTCACGCGGATCTTCGGGATGCTGCCGGAACCGCAAGGCGCGGCTTTCCTGGCGCTATGGCGCGAGTTCGAGCAGGGAGATACGCCGGAGGCCCGTTTCGCCCATGCCGTGGACCGGGCCATGCCGGTATTGCTGAACCTGGCCAACGAGGGTCAAAGCTGGCGCGAGAATGGCGTCAGTCATGAGCGCGTGGTTCGCCGTATCGCTCCGCCGATCAATGCGGGCTGTCCGGCCTTGTGGGACTATCTGGAAGTCCGGCTCGAAGAGGCTCGCCAGAAGGGCTGGTTCGGTGCCTGA
- a CDS encoding multicopper oxidase family protein codes for MKLEVKYATNKIARVLMDGTAQGFDTVRLRSYNGKLVGPVIEARPGDTLNILLDNQLPEAPHMPGMDHQHGMPSVFTTTNLHVHGLHVSPAGNSDNVMIELVPGQQFQFEIKLPKDHPAGTYWYHPHVHGSTAIQVSNGMAGALIIRGDIDEVPAIKAAPEKIFVIQQIPYVINDQTKLGQVEPGDVVDGVPVFVPGVWEKMQRRFTLNGEVEPTLQMRPGEVQRWRFIHAGFRAKLQLKLVRRDPKTGIEETLPQYLIALDGITTGSIDPVAEVEMHPGYRADVLVRATDNAGNVLPEGTYWLVDGGQDVKAVSRTLARIVVKGPRVEMMLPTEKELAPLAPLEDIEDCEITGHQKAAFELRIDSVPPVGLINGKPFDPGAPPRRLLLGGVDLWEVSSPAHPNDPRFATEGHPFHIHVNPFQCTIKLKGLKGEKDKRVWKDTIFVEAGETLQLRTRYERYIGVFMLHCHILDHGDFGMMEAMEVVLPGSTGSHGGGGHGGGGHTH; via the coding sequence GTGAAGTTGGAGGTCAAGTACGCCACCAACAAGATCGCCAGGGTCTTGATGGATGGGACGGCCCAGGGGTTCGACACGGTCAGGCTGCGCTCCTACAACGGGAAGCTGGTGGGGCCCGTCATCGAGGCCCGCCCGGGTGACACGCTGAACATCCTCCTGGACAACCAGCTCCCCGAAGCGCCGCACATGCCAGGGATGGACCACCAGCACGGCATGCCATCCGTTTTCACCACGACCAACCTCCACGTGCACGGGTTGCACGTCTCGCCCGCTGGAAACTCGGACAACGTGATGATCGAGTTGGTCCCCGGCCAGCAGTTCCAGTTCGAGATCAAGCTCCCCAAGGATCATCCCGCGGGGACGTATTGGTATCACCCCCACGTGCACGGCTCGACCGCCATCCAGGTCTCCAACGGCATGGCGGGTGCCTTGATCATCCGTGGTGACATCGACGAGGTTCCCGCCATCAAGGCGGCCCCGGAGAAGATCTTCGTCATCCAGCAGATTCCCTACGTCATCAACGACCAGACGAAGCTCGGCCAGGTGGAGCCCGGTGACGTGGTGGATGGCGTGCCCGTCTTCGTCCCCGGCGTCTGGGAGAAGATGCAGCGGCGCTTCACCCTCAATGGCGAGGTCGAGCCGACCCTCCAGATGAGGCCGGGAGAGGTCCAGCGCTGGCGGTTCATCCACGCGGGCTTCCGCGCGAAGCTCCAGCTCAAGCTGGTCAGGCGAGATCCCAAGACAGGCATCGAGGAGACCCTGCCCCAATACCTGATCGCTCTGGATGGAATCACGACGGGCAGCATCGATCCGGTGGCGGAGGTCGAAATGCACCCCGGGTACCGCGCGGACGTGTTGGTGCGCGCGACCGACAATGCTGGCAATGTCCTACCGGAGGGCACCTATTGGCTCGTGGACGGGGGCCAGGACGTGAAGGCCGTGAGCAGGACTCTGGCCCGCATCGTGGTGAAGGGACCTCGAGTCGAGATGATGCTGCCCACGGAGAAGGAGCTGGCGCCTCTGGCCCCTCTCGAGGACATCGAGGACTGCGAGATCACCGGGCACCAGAAGGCGGCCTTCGAGCTCCGGATCGACTCGGTGCCTCCCGTGGGGCTGATCAATGGCAAGCCTTTCGATCCCGGTGCTCCGCCCCGCAGGCTCCTGTTGGGCGGGGTGGATCTGTGGGAGGTCTCGTCCCCGGCGCATCCCAACGATCCGCGCTTCGCCACGGAGGGCCATCCCTTCCACATCCACGTCAATCCCTTCCAGTGCACCATCAAGCTCAAGGGGCTCAAGGGGGAGAAGGACAAGCGCGTCTGGAAGGATACGATCTTCGTGGAGGCCGGCGAGACCCTCCAGCTACGCACCCGCTACGAGCGCTACATCGGGGTGTTCATGCTCCACTGCCACATCCTGGACCATGGGGATTTTGGGATGATGGAGGCAATGGAGGTCGTGCTGCCGGGGAGCACGGGCTCGCACGGCGGAGGGGGCCACGGCGGAGGGGGGCACACCCACTGA